One genomic window of Fusarium keratoplasticum isolate Fu6.1 chromosome 3, whole genome shotgun sequence includes the following:
- a CDS encoding Glycerol-3-phosphate dehydrogenase — MQQRLRTVKRPLLVACAAATATVAAGSIVYATRNKTHSIDKPIAPLQRDSAGRIVPPTFQAPKSRAEQLADLRRSSEPDKSAQYDLLIIGGGATGTGIALDAVTRGLKVALVERDDFSSGTSSKSTKLVHGGVRYLEKAVWNLDYGQLQLVMEALRERKTFLNIAPHLSSSLPILLPLQRWWEAPYFWAGTKAYDLLAGSQGLESSYYLSKSKALAAFPLLRRDNMVGALVYYDGQHNDSRMNVALAMTASQYGATILNHVEVTGLEKDVNGQICGAKVRDVLDGSQAFTVHAKGVINATGPFTDAIEQMDEPSREPIVAPSSGVHIMLPKRLCPNGMGMLDAATSDGRVIFVLPWQGFTLAGTTDNPCNVEKAPVAQQDDVDFILNEVSKLLSPESVLSRDDVLAAWSGIRPLVRDPRAKNTESLVRSHLITVSPSGLLTCAGGKWTTYRQMAEDTVDEAIKTFNLQPRAIPLPDISGAGLPGFTTSGVCCTRKVPLVGAHGYWSSLASRLMEVFPIEADIAYHLATNYGDRAWALLAISPRLNTRLLPNLPFIEAEITHGVRSEAACTAADVIARRTRLSFLDASKALQVLPRVIDIMAAELHWTAARKEQELTDTIRFLDSMGLKQDKIASAQDEKLRIKASGSVPVPQRPTMAGGIEVDVNGLGAGQALRDTRVI, encoded by the exons ATGCAGCAGCGACTTCGAACAGTCAAGCGGCCGCTGCTAGTCGCCTGCGCTGCTGCAACAGCTACCGTAGCAGCCGGCAGCATCGTCTACGCGACTCGAAACAAGACACATTCAATCGACAAGCCCATTGCTCCTCTCCAGCGCGATTCCGCCGGCCGTATCGTGCCACCTACCTTCCAAGCTCCAAAGAGCCGCGCCGAACAGCTTGCCGACCTACGCCGCAGCAGCGAACCGGACAAGAGTGCTCAATATGATCTACTCAtcatcggcggcggcgcaaCCGGAACAGGCATCGCCCTTGATGCCGTCACACGCGGATTGAAAGTCGCACTCGTTGAGCGCGACGACTTCTCCTCGGGGACAAGCTCCAAGAGCACAAAGCTCGTGCATGGCGGTGTTCGCTATCTCGAAAAGGCAGTCTGGAACCTCGACTACGGTCAGCTCCAGCTCGTCATGGAAGCCTTGAGAGAGCGCAAGACATTTCTCAACATTGCGCCGCATCTATCAAGTTCGCTGCCAATCTTGTTGCCGTTGCAACGTTGGTGGGAGGCGCCCTACTTTTGGGCTGGTACCAAGGCTTATGACCTTCTCGCTGGCTCGCAAGGCCTTGAGAGTTCTTATTACTTGAGTAAGAGCAAAGCGCTTGCCGCGTTTCCGTTATTGCGACGAGATAATATGGTTGGCGCTCTGGTGTACTATGATGGCCAACACAACGATTCAAGAATGAACGTCGCTCTGGCAATGACGGCTTCTCAATATGGAGCCACCATTCTCAATCATGTCGAGGTCACGGGTCTTGAGAAAGACGTCAATGGTCAAATATGCGGTGCCAAGGTACGAGATGTCCTTGACGGATCGCAAGCCTTCACAGTCCATGCCAAGGGCGTCATCAATGCGACTGGTCCCTTCACCGACGCGATTGAACAAATGGATGAGCCCTCTCGAGAGCCCATCGTCGCTCCCTCATCTGGCGTCCACATCATGCTGCCAAAGAGGCTATGCCCCAATGGAATGGGAATGCTTGACGCAGCCACCTCAGACGGCCGTGTCATCTTTGTTCTTCCTTGGCAAGGCTTCACTCTGGCTGGAACGACGGACAACCCTTGCAACGTTGAGAAGGCTCCTGTCGCGCAGCAAGACGATGTGGATTTCATTCTCAATGAGGTTAGCAAGCTCTTGTCGCCAGAATCGGTGCTCTCCAGGGATGACGTACTGGCAGCTTGGTCAG GAATTCGTCCTCTAGTCCGCGACCCACGAGCCAAAAACACCGAATCTCTTGTCAGAAGCCATCTCATCACCGTCTCTCCCTCAGGTCTTCTCACCTGCGCAGGTGGGAAATGGACTACCTACCGACAAATGGCTGAAGACAcggttgatgaagccatcaagacttTCAACCTCCAACCGCGTGCCATACCTCTTCCTGATATCAGCGGTGCCGGACTACCAGGGTTCACGACTAGCGGTGTCTGCTGCACACGCAAAGTACCCCTAGTAGGCGCACATGGCTACTGGTCTTCGCTTGCCTCGCGACTGATGGAGGTGTTCCCCATCGAGGCTGATATTGCCTACCACCTTGCCACCAACTACGGCGACCGAGCCTGGGCACTACTCGCCATTTCACCACGTCTAAACACTCGACTTTTGCCAAATCTCCCCttcatcgaggccgagatcaCTCATGGCGTGCGCTCCGAGGCCGCTTGCACAGCCGCGGACGTCATCGCCCGCCGGACCCGTCTGTCGTTCCTTGATGCTTCAAAAGCGCTGCAGGTTCTGCCAAGGGtcatcgacatcatggcTGCAGAGCTTCACTGGACCGCAGCCAGAAAGGAGCAAGAATTGACAGACACTATTAGATTTCTTGATTCGATGGGTCTGAAACAGGACAAGATTGCATCCGCCCAAGACGAGAAACTGCGCATCAAGGCTAGCGGTTCTGTACCTGTGCCTCAGCGGCCAACCATGGCTGGGGGCATTGAGGTGGATGTGAATGGACTTGGTGCTGGGCAGGCGCTGAGAGATACTCGGGTTATCTAG